ACGGAGTCACAGTTCTTCGTGTCCACGCCTTCGCCCAGGACCCTCACCGAGCCCAGGTAGCCCTTCTCCACGACCGTGCCGTCCGTGGCGATCCCAGCCGCGAACTCGCCCAGCACCCGCCGCCGGTGGCCCGGTGTGTGTTCGCCGCACAACCAGTCCGCCCAGACCGTGCGCGGATACAGCTCCGGCGCACCGGCATGCAGCCGCCCGGCGACGTCAAGGAGCCCGGCTGCGAACGCCTCGGCCTCCTTCACCTGATGGTGAAAGACCAGCGTCCGACAAAAGCCCTCCTCCGCCGAGGCCTTCACCAGCGCCGTCTGCAGCGCGGCCAGCCGAGCCCCGCGAACCTCGTCCGAGCGGCCCTCCACGCCCAGGAGCCGCGCGGCCTGGAGCTGCGTGTCGGTGATGTCGTGGTTCGTTCTTTCTGATCGGTGGCCGGAGGGTTGAGCTGGGCTGATCAGTTGGCTGGTTGGGTTCGGCGGTGTGGTGGGTGCTGGCGGGGTGTGTGGCGTTGCTTGCGGGCGGGGCCTGGGCGGGCTTGTGAGCTGCGGCTTTCCTGCCTCGGGCTGGTCTCGTGGATGTTGATCAGTTCTGTTGGCTGGTCGGTCAGGATTGCTGGACGGCTGTT
The Streptomyces fungicidicus DNA segment above includes these coding regions:
- a CDS encoding helicase-related protein; this encodes MEGRSDEVRGARLAALQTALVKASAEEGFCRTLVFHHQVKEAEAFAAGLLDVAGRLHAGAPELYPRTVWADWLCGEHTPGHRRRVLGEFAAGIATDGTVVEKGYLGSVRVLGEGVDTKNCDSVYFADVRGSMPDLVQAVGRALRLQPGEGKVASLVVPVLLGPGETADSMLTSRAYGGLAKLLEALRAHDARVVEQLAEQQVPSGVRGVQSRSSGAEDEGADGDRSGRGLSVPPGSC